From Populus alba chromosome 16, ASM523922v2, whole genome shotgun sequence:
GACCGGTTTTGGTTCGATTtagttttttaggacaaaaaccgtttcaaaccagtttgactcggttttggCTTAATTTTTCCTGTTTGGATAGgatttttttccggtttttttatttggattcggttcagtttggtttttttcagttttaggcttatgaaatcaaaccaaaccggtcggttttttcaaaattttaatcggtttaatcaatttttttttcacagtttgattttttcagttttttaatttttttgctcacccttaCTTTCAATGATCATGAGAAAAACTCGAActcataatcattaaaaaataaacttaaaatctgATCAATTGAATTAGGGACTAGAAAAGACTCATATttcctctatttattttttaaaaaaattaaaatttttttatttttttatttattttaaattaatatttttttagtgtttttagattattttgatacaatgatattaaaattgattttttaaaaaatatattattttaatatatttttaaataaaaacactataaaaaataatcgtaaccatttttttaaacacataaagttaaaaaaatattattttaatatatttctaaatatttcttttctataaTGAGCTGCTAATCGCGCGGGGAGCTAaaagaacaaattttttttggctttgacTTTTCTTTTAGCTCCCACATTACAGATGCCCTAAGAGATAAAGGAGCGCCAAGGGAAAACAAAGGGCAGCTCAATATTCCAAAATCATGAATTTAGTAAAAACATCTCAGCTCAATGTTTTCAGCTTAACAAGGAAAACAAGAATTGGATGCCTAAAATGAAGCAATAATAGCACCTAAAACAGTGTGTTATTGCCTATAAATTGCAATGAATGGAAAACTGAGAATCTCAGCCATGGAATGGGAAACCTTGGGGGGAGGGGGAGCACCACTAGACCACCGAAGAAAAAAAGTAGAGAACCCAAGTGAAAGATAGAAAAAACACCAATGTCAGgaattgtaatttaaaatctCTTTATTTCCCATCCTTGAATCTCATCTGACAACAAAACTGAAGATGTCCTGTCAAAAAACTCCAAAAACCCCGTCTCTTATCCATTGCTCCCTTTGATCTCCCTAATTTCAGACCAAACCCTGCCACTACCAAATCCATGTGTTCTTTTCCAGCTAAGTCTGTTTCTTGAAATATGGCACACATGAAAGAACCAAACATACTTAACCCAGATTCAAGGTACATGGCACCAGCACATCTCTATATTCTCTGAACTCACTTAAAAACTATTGCCTCCTTGTCTCGTtataatcttttcaattaatttagcCCATGCCCTTTTGGTCTGTACATGATAATTGTACTTATTAATGGTGTCTGAGTTCTGTGGCTATATAGTTTCAAGAGCTGGGACTGTAAGATTGGAGCATCAGCAGGAACTGGATTTCAGATTTAGTCTTGTGAATATATTGGTTCCTGGCTCATTTGGATAATGTGAAAGCAAGTAATGCTACTATTATAAAGTTGGTTGCTTGTGGTTGTGGTCTAAGTGATCTCTTCAAAATGGTTAAACCTTGTTGGAGACCTTGTGTGGAGGATGATGCCACTGAGAAGGTTGATGGGTTGTTGTGGTACAAGAATTTGGGGAACCATGTTTATGGAGAGTTCTCGATGGCTGCAATTCAAGCCAATATCTTGATGGAGGATCAAAGCCAACTTGAATCAGGGCCTTTGAGTTCAACTAATTCAGGTCCACAGGGGACTTTTGTTGGAGTATATGATGGACATGGAGGAACTGAGGCTTCAAAGTTTATCAACCACAACGTTTTCTCCAATTTGAAAAGTATGTTTTCAGCTTAATTGTTTTGCTAATTTTACTATTTGCTTGGACCACTTCGTAATTAATTAGTAATGCTTTGTTTGCTTGATTCTTTAAGATCATGCTCATGACTCAAATCTAGTGAATGATGTTATCTAGTAGTGTTGTGTCTTACTGAAGGTAGTGTGAATGGTTGGTCAAGTTTAAAGAGTTCTGATGTTCGCAAGCTAGATGCATTTTCTTGGAACATATATACAGGTTGTAGGCAATAGTTTTTCATGGTCTAATTCACCTCACACTTTTAATCTTTAAGGTTAAAGGGACTCATGTGCACACCAAGTGGATGGGCTGAGGATCAATGTTTCGTTTCTGTAAAAGTTTAGTTGTTATTCTTTCTGTTGGATCTATTTTGTATGAATCTATATTTAACTTCTCAACTGGCTTAAAGCATTGATCAGTAATAGATGCCCTATTTCCTACACGATGTAGCTATCTCTCTGTTGGATAGGCAGATGTTTAATGCTGCTAACTTTCTGTTTGTTTGCGATGCAGAAATTGTTTCTGAGCAACAAGATGTATCGGAAATTGCTATCAAGAAGGCTTTTGCATCTACAGAAGAGGGTTTTCTTTCACTTGTGAAAAAGCAGTGGCTTAGCAAGCCCCATATGGCATCTGTTGGATCATGTTGTTTGGTGGGAGTCATATGCAATGGATTGTTATATATTGCAAATGCAGGAGACTCCCGGGTGGTTTTAGGAAGAGCAGAAAGAGGAACCAGGGAAGTTACAGCATTACAATTATCTACAGAGCACAATGCTAATATAGAAACTGTGAGAAATGAACTCCGGTGTCTGCATCCCAATGATTCAGAGATTGTTGTGCAGAAGCACAAAGTTTGGCGCGTGAAGGGCATCATACAGGTAATTTCCTtgcattttctttcttataCACCTGACTGATTGGAGAAGGTTTATACCAGTTGAACTTTGTGCAAAAATGCGGTTTGAGTGTTGCTCAACACGTGAGGTTTCAGCGTGTTCAGGAAAACGCATGAAGAAGGGGGGAAATGCTCTGCTATCCATAGCGTTGTGCTCAttagaaaattgatttaatttttgtttcataaatatGTAACTAGAAGGTTACTATGTTCTGTTATTTCCTTTCATGAGAACTTAACAATCTGAATGGTTAAGCAGTTTTAGGTAAACATTTTCCATTTGCTGACATTTATCCTTGCAGGTTTCAAGATCCATAGGAGATGCCTATCTTAAGAAGTCAGAGTTCAACCGAGAGCCTCTACAACCAAAGTTTAGACTGCCCGAACCTTTCCACAAGCCAATCCTAAATCCGGAGCCAGAAATACTAGTGCGCAAACTGCAACCAGGAGATCGATTCCTCATATTTGCTTCTGATGGTCTATGGGAGCATCTTAGCAATCAGGAGGCTGTTGACATTGTCCAAAATTTCCCCCGGAATGTAAGCTCATCCCGTTCTCTCCATGACATCATGTGTAAACCTGTTCAATCATCTTGACTGCTGTTTATCCAGCAGTTCACATAGCAACGATGCAGTGATTGATAGTCTTTAAACTGTAATTACCTCAAATTTTCTGCCTCCTGACCAGAAGTAACTCTAACTAGATTCTTGCTTTTTCTGATTCTAGTTTCCATCACAAACCAATATTGGTTGTTCTTGCAGTTAGACAGCATTTGTTTTCTTCCACCGCTGTATAGTTTATAATTTCCAAATTAACAACGCGTTGGAGTAATGAACTGTCATGATCTTTGCAATTTTCCATAATAGGCCCATAAGTGAAGGTGTGGCTGTTTCAAAGCATTAACTTGATTCCTTTTCCATCTCTACGATGCAGGGAATTGCCAAGATGCTTGTCAAAGCTGCCCTTCGGGAAGCTGCAAAGAAAAGAGAGACGAGGTACACAGATTTGAAAAGGATCGAACGAGGTGTCCGGAGACATTTTCATGATGACATTAGTGTCATAGTTGTGTATATAGATTCTCATTTGATCAGTAGAAGTTCCATCTGTGGCCATCCCTCCTCGATAAGAGGAGGAAGTGCCGCCGCTATATCTGACTCAGAGGCAAGATTCTAGTGTTTGATCTCCCCATCCCCATCTTTACATTATTGCTGGAAGATTGTGAAAGACATCCTGTTTCTTGAGACCCCAAAAAGTGGGGCTCACAATGTCAATGAACACCACTCTTCAAAAGATTTCTGGCTGTTACCCCAATTGACCAGCCAAAAACATTTTGGAACTTTTGGCTGAAAACAGATCTGTTAAATACATAACCTGCAGTTAAATGCAACCGGGCAAGATTAAAATGAAGCTAACTCATATATGTTTATGAACTCGTTTTATCACCACCACGAAGTTGCTGGTaggatttcaagttaattttgaatataataataaaaattattaatgttgtAGATGTATTTCAGAattataaacatgttttttgcaAATATATTGTTCACGTTGCATATAAGGTTGCATATAAGATTTCTATAATGTAATAGAAGATTTCAAGTTTATTTCTATAATGTAATTGAAGAATGTATTAATATAACGGATGTGTTTTattataccattttttttttaattaagaaacacaaagatgttatatatatatatatatatgttaattaaaaacttaagtGGAAAGGTCGACAATGCAAATATTTAGCCTTGAATCTACTTTCTAATTTATGTGCTGTTATTGTTTTatcttaaaagttattttttttttaacaagaacaaattatttttatttttataaattcatcatgcaaataaattctatttataactaatataaaagaaaaaaaataaaaataaattataataatctctttgaaatattttataaatataaaataattaaaaataaataatatttaaataagatgaattaaaaaattttaaaaaaatggagagaaagaaaatatcaatttaaatttcaataaaaaattaatgaaccgataatataaaaaagagttgttaatgctatttaaaagttaaaataaaaggttaatgTTTCtcctaaaagaaaaggacatatgagtatgtaaatatttaatcatgacttttctttttaatttatgggtttttttttaaaaaggttatttttcttatcatgattggtttttattttataaatacatcatgaatatttatatgacatataaaacaaaaaaattaaaagaaaaatcagaacaaTCTCTTTGaaacattataagaaaaatataatttaaaaaaaataactgttatttCAAATCGATgaacaagaaatttaaaatattagagagtattaattaaaatttaaataagaaaattaatgcaaagtaaaaaatacacaaaaaataagaaggtattaagtaaaaaaatttcaagtaatagtcaaaataataataaaataagttagGCACCGAGTGGtcagccttaaaaaaaaaaaaaagcatgtccgcttttgtttttttagataggTTACATGTCTTTTTTAGTGGTAGATGACTAGTCactgtcaaaaaaataaagattctatttttagaaatcaaaaaccaaaatttcaaaaaaaaatttatctaaaacctccttaaaaaaaccaaaaaaaaaaaaaaactactttaacAACCTCAAACACTCCAAaatcacactaaaaaaaaatgaaaacaaaccaaataaaaccCAATCTACCTTTTCTCATCATGTtcaggagaaaaataaaattatctttattgtttaACTACTCTTGAAAAGAGGGATCCATTAacataaaaagcattttttttagcGGTTGAAATTTGGCTAATTAAcgactttttctttctttcactaTTTTTCAGCAAGTTTCTCTTTTATCTCTCaaggaattaaaaattaataaaataaattttcagatcaaaataaaatttgtaagaACTTTGAGGCTATGTTcgaattttcttcattttctacggctctctttcttttaattttatctttctactATAATCTAAAACTTTATCTCTTGAAATTAGGTCACAAAagtattaaatcaaaaaataaaaaaatatttgaggataaaattgaataaataaaatgacaaaaataataaaaataataaaggtaaTTCATTGAACAATAAAGTATCATTACAAAccctagttgttttttttttaaaaaaaattagttactGTTATTGCACTTATTTAGACCTATTCGAatctcctttctttttccttctaaaGTATAGttacagttgttttttaaagtacttttagtgttgaaatacatcaaaataatatttttttttatttttaaaaaattatttttaagatcagcgtatcaaaacgatacaaaacatacaaaaacaaattcacaaaaaaaattgaatttgttagAAACGTAAGTTGACTCGCGTTTCCAAACATAGCCTTAGCGTATCAACCTTTTTATTAATGAGGAACTATTACAATGAGAACCATTTAGAATATGGCAACTTAGAGAAACTACAACAAGAGTGTCATCTTATACAAAGGGTGTGTTTGTTTCTCGAAaagtaatttttgaaaaaattactttccaaacttttttgtatttgtttgttattagaaaagttaatcaacaaaaaatactttacagtcaaagaaaaatttggcttggtttccaagaaagtgtttttttttttatttttggtggaaaacactttctgaaagttatgaaaaatttagaaatattatattatttgttgattatatcaaatttgatcatcaaacttttgattgctatatatatatatatatatatatatatatatatatatattgttttgaatatgttttttttcaatttcatcccttataatttaatttttatattaactttggttcttatttttataattgttatttgtttttcccttatcattttttaattaaaattttttatctatcaagtttgatcattattcttttaattattacttattttatttgaaataatttataaaataataataattattattttaatttcttcatctttttattttttttttttagatttgatctttattattttaattattatttattttatttgaaataatttatgaaattatattattttttttcaatttcattctcattcccATGCAACCTTTTAAttataaagatttattttttattattttaataaatttaaaaaatataaaacattaataagttattttccagtttatttttcataacataaccaaatactaaaaaatattttttaacttattttttattacactaccaaacataaaaaaataattcactttttccataatttaatttcacataattcacttttttttataaaaaaaaaataccattccGATAAAACCATTCCATCAGAACTCCTCAAAGTCGCTCATTTTTTAAGTATTGTTTTAAGCTAACTCCTTCAATATTGTTAAGTACAAGTGCAAGCTTTGCAGAAAGGTTGCTGCTTGCTCTCCCTGAGTTCAATCTCCTCCCTTTTTAAAATGCCAAGCAGTTGTTTTAAGCTacacaaaaaatatcaattccaCTTGTCATATCTTGATATGGGCAATGATGTGCTGTAACTCTATTAAGCTTTGTCTTTCCCTCGTTGACACCTTTCCTCTCTAACGTCatgattctcttttttttatcgccacacaaaataaaataaacaaataaaaatatagaaaattatgaaatggattgaatatatttttggaaattttttatacttttgaaaatgaatggaaaattggaGTAAGAAATAGTTTCTCACAACCAGCAAAAGAAATCACcaccaaatatatatagaagatgTTGCAAACATACTAAGGGaacaaatagaagaaaacaACAAGAACATATTCTACAGATTCTCCCAATCATGTTACCTGGTCTTTCCAACATCAATTACAAGAACTTCAGATGCAGTGTTTACACAATTTGTACTCATGTCATACTCAAAACTACAATTATAAAAGGAAACACACTTAAATCAGCAACCCAATTATCAAGATATCCTCCATTCCCAGTAGCCTACCTTGCAGAGCAATTCATCATGAGgcctaaaaaatcaataacaccTTTGAAGCGTTCACTTATCTCAAAATACCAGAATGAGTATCCGAAATTCTGAATCACTAACTAGAAAACATTTCCTTTTACAGCCCACTATCAACCTGTAAGCACAACTCTCTGACATACTCTAAAAACCTAACCTTCAACATGTTCAAACCAAATGTCAAATATGACAGTTTTGGACATACACACCTCATGATCCACAGTTGGCATGCATCTGTCTCCTGATCTTACACATCAGAAGACTTTGTAGTTTCATGTAAACATGTTCCAATGCATGGTCATTGGatgaatatataaatgaaaaggaaacagatttaagaaaaaaactgattCTAGTTCACTTGCGTCTAAAAAGGATGAAAACATATGCATGCTTTATatgacaataaaaagaatgcaGCCTTTCTCAAATGTTTCAATTCAAAAGAGCAGAGACTTACCCATGTTGGTTTGCTTTGGTTATAGGCTTCTGTGACTGCCAAATAGCAATACATGGACATATGCCTAAACCAAAATAAGACTTCCCATGTAATCTTATTCATAACTGCCCATTCTCTGGATCACTTATGAAGTCCTAAGAATCATCCCCGTTTCCTAATGAAGTAAGAAACATGTTGGAAATCTCGAGGTCATGAATGACACAATGCAACACACAGCATCTAGTCAATACTAAGAATATTGGATCATGAACATGCAGCTTCATGAATATATGAGACACTAGCGACATGTACTTGTCATGGTGAATTTGTCCAATGGAAAAAAGATCACTAGATACTTTCTTTGAATAGGCTAAAACATTAACATTTTTCCTAGATTCAAAATTCAGAACTTCTGATACTCTTAGAAGATTTCAAGAAAAGTGAACACTCAAAGGCATTGTCGATTCCTCTAAGCCCCAAGAAAACAACATCAAAAGCTAATATGAAACAGAAGGTGCCAAAATCATGTCAAATGCCTTCAAGAGATTTATCTGAGAATGAAGAGTGCTGCATCTGggagttcttttgttgaaaaatgaaaaggtgGATAGAAGCCACTAGGAGAATCTCATGTTAGAACACTAAACCTGCCAAAACAACAACAGAACAAAAATTAAGATTGAGTGAACTAgcaaaattaaaacccaaataaaCGACTCAACAGCTGATCACAGATATAATGTCAATTCAAGTCAATTTGAGGTTAACTTCCAATGCagaacatatttaaaaaaaaaaatacttaacaaTTATTCTCTCAAAAAATTAATAGccgaaaattagaaaataaaatctcaaataataCCTAAGAACTAGCAAAGCAGATGTCAATTCAAGACCCTCCACCAGCCTCGCCTGCAATAGCTGCCTTCTGATtgcagaaagaagaaaaaaaaaaaaaaaaaagttcagtactgagaaataatataaaaataaataacaatttatcCTTTCAAATGAAATGGAGCAGTAATCCATGAAAGAAGGTCTCACTGGCTCAAGATCCCCCTTGCCATTTATGGATAGAGAACCAGATGAACTTTGTGAGAACCTGGAAGCATGGAGTAGCATGTTAGTCATGGTTCTTATGAATCACGAGCATTTTAAATTCTGAACAACTCAGACCAGTTTGCAGTTAAACATGCCTGAGAGCCCTTGCCTTCCTTTTGTCCTCTTCCAGGGTATTTGATTTAGCAGCCGGTGTGAATCTTTCAACACGAGATTTCTTCTTTGCCTCCTCATCACTAGCTGCGGGTGGTACAGGAATCCCAAAcctgaagaaacaaaataataagttttaggACTAACTTGCGAGAACAGTGAACTGAAAAACAAGGGCAATTCAACTAAAGCTATTTGACACCAGGATGCAACATGGAATAACACCTCTCTGCTCTAGCCTTCCTCTTCAGCTCCTCTGATTTCTTCACCGAGTCTGTCTCTGATCCCTTTGCTGTAGATCCAGTGCCAGTGCCAGTGGTAGTGCCAAACCTACAGCATGATAGGTTCACCGATGAAAGTTTCAGTTAGTGAAAAAGGAAATCAAGTTCTTAAGACATTTCCATGGGAAAAATCCCATTGGCACCTAGAAAATCATTTGATCCATACAACACCTTCCCACAAACGCACCCATTTTCATTTGCACATAAGCAATTGCACGTGCACATAAGCACAAGCATACACACCAAAGCATAAACTCCTTCAGAGACTCATGCTGGAATCACCAGGGCCGAAGCAGTGGCAAATGCATGCAAATGTTGAAACAAAGTTTCCCATGACTTGCTTTATGGACTCCAACTATTaactttgtattataaatactaTAACAGATAAAGCCAAATGCACACCTTTCTAAAAGTCAAGATCAGTGTCTCGACCATTAAAGAAGCGAAGTTATGGTTTTCATTCCCAAAAATAATATACCCTCTACTTTTCAAAATACCAGTTAAGCTCCCAAAAGAACACTAGAACAACGCGTATGTAATCTAAACTTTGGGCCAAAAAATCCACAACACAGAATAACTTAAATCATGTATTATGTATGTAACTTTGAATCAAGTTCCACTAATCCAAgcgaaaaaaaaggaaagaaattcaaaaccctAATTGCAAAGTtcaaaatagtaaataaaaactaataaacctAAAACACgaagaaaaacatatttaataccTTTCAGCACGAGAATTGCGTTTCTCTTGCTCAGAAAGCTGAACAGTAATTCCAAAACGTTCAGCACGGCGGATCTTCTTCTCGATATCGGTGACCGGTGCAGCGCTCTTTGAGTTCTCGGAGTCCTTCTTAGGCCCTTCGGTAGCTAACTCAACGGTGGATGATGCGGTGTTGGTAGAATCTTCGCCTCGATCTGGCTTGGTAGAATCAAGGACTGCCGTGTCTAGGGTTTCGCTAGGGTTGTCTTCAACGGCGGCGGTTGAGGGATTATCTGTTTTGGTTGCCATTGAGAGAGTACAGAGATGTGGAagttggagagagagagaggattcGGCTATTTGGAGTGGATTGGAAGATGTTTGTTGCTTTGTTAGACGGAggcgaggtttttttttttttttgtgatttaaaattatttttaaaaaaattttaaatttttttatatattttagattattttaaaaatttatattaaaaataatttttttagaaataaaaaaaatatatattattttaatatatttttaaataaaaaatatttttaaaaacaa
This genomic window contains:
- the LOC118045942 gene encoding probable protein phosphatase 2C 38 is translated as MASVGSCCLVGVICNGLLYIANAGDSRVVLGRAERGTREVTALQLSTEHNANIETVRNELRCLHPNDSEIVVQKHKVWRVKGIIQVSRSIGDAYLKKSEFNREPLQPKFRLPEPFHKPILNPEPEILVRKLQPGDRFLIFASDGLWEHLSNQEAVDIVQNFPRNGIAKMLVKAALREAAKKRETRYTDLKRIERGVRRHFHDDISVIVVYIDSHLISRSSICGHPSSIRGGSAAAISDSEARF
- the LOC118045903 gene encoding uncharacterized protein encodes the protein MATKTDNPSTAAVEDNPSETLDTAVLDSTKPDRGEDSTNTASSTVELATEGPKKDSENSKSAAPVTDIEKKIRRAERFGITVQLSEQEKRNSRAERFGTTTGTGTGSTAKGSETDSVKKSEELKRKARAERFGIPVPPAASDEEAKKKSRVERFTPAAKSNTLEEDKRKARALRFSQSSSGSLSINGKGDLEPKAAIAGEAGGGS